In a single window of the Niabella ginsenosidivorans genome:
- a CDS encoding NYN domain-containing protein — protein MERIIAYIDGFNLYFGMKQNGNGTLWLNPQQLVLSLLKSHQELISIKYFTSRIRNNPDKEDRQKTYLEALETLSNFKITYGHYQSHIETCRRCGHSYPYSNEKMTDVNIAVAMMEDAHNSLYDTAILITGDSDLVPPINSIHNIYPNKRVFVAFPPNRSNLSVKNVAKGSLVIGRKKLAEAQFPPVVIKASGFRLIKPSTWI, from the coding sequence ATGGAAAGAATAATTGCTTATATTGACGGATTCAACCTTTATTTTGGGATGAAACAAAATGGCAACGGCACGCTATGGTTGAACCCACAACAGTTGGTTTTATCTCTATTAAAATCGCATCAGGAATTAATATCGATAAAATATTTTACCTCCCGGATACGTAATAACCCTGATAAAGAAGACCGGCAAAAGACCTATTTAGAAGCACTCGAAACTCTATCAAACTTTAAAATAACCTATGGCCACTATCAATCACATATTGAAACATGTCGTAGATGTGGGCATAGTTATCCATACTCTAATGAAAAAATGACTGATGTAAATATTGCCGTCGCAATGATGGAAGACGCGCATAATAGCCTATATGATACAGCGATTTTAATAACAGGGGATAGCGATTTGGTTCCTCCGATCAATTCCATTCATAATATTTATCCAAATAAAAGAGTATTTGTCGCATTTCCTCCTAATCGTTCCAATCTAAGCGTAAAAAATGTAGCTAAGGGAAGTTTAGTAATTGGCCGAAAGAAATTAGCAGAGGCTCAATTTCCTCCAGTTGTTATAAAAGCAAGTGGGTTTAGGTTAATAAAGCCGAGTACCTGGATATAA
- a CDS encoding DUF4145 domain-containing protein: MSNIPIHTKTGDRHITGLPDKCPYCHKSITPNPLYGHKHKDNFDVFFFCPNDQCKRSFIGYYDWGPVASVSNYLHKTSFGSLTERDFSNTIKGISVQFEIIYNQAYSAEQQNLIEICGVGYRKALEFLIKDYAIQNHPDDKEKIEKQFLSATIERYVTDSRVKSVAKRAVWLGNDETHYIRKWEGKNLEDLKKLTDLTIHWIEMEALTKSFNEDMPD, translated from the coding sequence ATGAGTAACATACCCATACATACAAAGACAGGCGACAGGCATATTACAGGGTTGCCAGACAAATGCCCATATTGCCATAAATCAATTACGCCGAATCCACTATACGGGCATAAGCATAAGGATAATTTCGATGTGTTTTTCTTTTGTCCTAATGATCAATGTAAGAGATCTTTTATCGGCTACTATGATTGGGGTCCAGTGGCATCTGTATCTAACTATTTGCATAAAACAAGTTTTGGCTCATTAACTGAAAGAGATTTTTCTAATACTATAAAGGGTATATCAGTCCAATTTGAAATAATATATAATCAAGCTTATTCTGCTGAACAGCAGAATCTGATTGAAATATGTGGCGTTGGTTATCGAAAGGCACTTGAATTTTTGATTAAAGATTATGCAATTCAAAATCATCCTGATGATAAGGAGAAAATTGAAAAACAGTTTTTATCAGCAACTATTGAAAGATATGTAACTGACAGTAGAGTAAAATCGGTAGCGAAACGAGCTGTATGGCTTGGAAATGATGAAACTCACTATATAAGAAAATGGGAAGGCAAAAACTTGGAGGATTTAAAAAAACTCACAGATCTAACAATACATTGGATTGAAATGGAAGCCTTGACAAAGAGTTTTAATGAAGATATGCCGGATTAG